One window from the genome of Methanoculleus sp. 7T encodes:
- a CDS encoding MvaI/BcnI family restriction endonuclease yields MLTHEEFVRRLRALPTTYVRTHRSNDTGIGKTLEDLLGIAENNIQGPDTEETELKAARRGSSSMLTLFTKSPSPAGVNTTLLRRYGYESPRDGRNILHRTLSLGVETALRGESGLKLGIIRENGSKRVCIQNFDDEIEAFWTRDGLKNAFLRKYKSGQLYYVIADARGTGPNEEFRFNEAWFLRGFSYPNFLDLLRDGVVKIDIRIGQYPDGRTHDHGTAFRIPPKELDKCFEEREQLL; encoded by the coding sequence ATGCTCACGCATGAAGAGTTCGTTCGGCGATTGCGCGCTCTTCCTACGACCTATGTACGTACCCATCGGTCTAACGACACCGGTATCGGAAAAACGCTCGAGGATCTCCTCGGCATAGCAGAAAACAACATACAAGGGCCCGATACCGAGGAGACCGAGTTAAAGGCGGCAAGAAGGGGTTCGTCGAGTATGCTCACCCTATTTACAAAATCACCTTCGCCTGCGGGGGTGAATACAACGCTACTGCGAAGATACGGATATGAGTCGCCGAGGGACGGTCGGAATATCCTGCACCGCACGCTGTCTCTCGGGGTTGAGACGGCCCTCAGAGGCGAGAGCGGGTTGAAGCTCGGCATTATCCGTGAGAACGGATCGAAGAGAGTCTGCATTCAAAATTTCGATGATGAGATAGAAGCTTTCTGGACAAGAGACGGGTTGAAGAATGCTTTCTTGAGAAAGTACAAATCAGGGCAACTCTACTACGTCATCGCTGATGCACGGGGGACCGGACCGAACGAAGAGTTCAGGTTCAACGAGGCATGGTTCCTGAGGGGTTTCAGTTATCCGAATTTTCTTGACCTTCTCCGCGACGGTGTTGTGAAGATCGATATCCGCATAGGGCAATACCCCGATGGTCGGACTCACGATCACGGCACCGCATTCCGCATACCGCCGAAAGAGTTGGATAAATGCTTTGAAGAGCGTGAACAGTTGCTCTAG
- a CDS encoding ArsR/SmtB family transcription factor, with the protein MVENTECLDEPLPLPPEVEESLCRCGGIAGLTGRLPDDEALARESALHRALADPIRLKILAMLAVQPLCVCVIKAVLGMADSKLSYHLSVLKKTGLIAGEAQGNWIIYSLTGLGDEWARCIREGSGTR; encoded by the coding sequence ATGGTAGAAAACACGGAGTGTCTCGACGAACCGCTGCCCCTTCCGCCGGAAGTCGAGGAGTCGCTCTGCCGGTGCGGCGGGATTGCAGGGCTGACCGGGCGGCTGCCGGACGACGAGGCTCTGGCGAGGGAGAGCGCTCTCCACCGCGCACTTGCCGACCCCATCAGGCTGAAGATCCTAGCGATGCTCGCCGTCCAGCCGCTCTGCGTCTGCGTGATCAAAGCGGTGCTCGGGATGGCGGACTCAAAGTTATCCTACCATCTCTCGGTCCTGAAGAAGACCGGGCTGATCGCCGGCGAGGCGCAGGGCAACTGGATCATCTACAGCCTCACCGGCCTGGGCGACGAGTGGGCACGCTGCATCAGGGAAGGCAGCGGGACCCGATAG
- a CDS encoding Coenzyme F420 hydrogenase/dehydrogenase, beta subunit C-terminal domain yields MVAKGDMVYAWTTSPDIAKVAECGGAVTGLLKFALENDIVDGVLAVKKGVDLYDAVPTLITDPAEIAQTAGSLHCGTLLLAKLIKKYLGGAEDMRLAVTVKGCDAMGIYELAKRNQVNLDNLLLIGVNCGGSVSPVTARKMIREKFGVDPNDVVKEEIDKGQFIIVTKDGQHKGISMDELEEEGFGRRSNCRRCKMKIPRQADLACGNWGVIGERAGKATFVEVCSEKGADLLSRAAKAGAVATEPANPKGIEIRGKVENAMLKLGDKWRARYFEELGNGKERLQKMMEDSSRCTKCYACIDNCPICYCVECSTKKPYLVPPGVLPVPFMFHLIRYAHVSDSCVNCGQCEENCPMEIANSLYMHALQTEMEKMFGHTPGVDMELPVLALVEEQAERERLFATGSDQIFDVFK; encoded by the coding sequence ATGGTAGCGAAGGGAGATATGGTATACGCCTGGACGACGAGCCCCGACATCGCCAAGGTGGCGGAGTGCGGCGGCGCGGTGACCGGGCTTCTTAAGTTTGCCCTGGAGAACGATATCGTCGACGGCGTGCTGGCGGTCAAGAAAGGTGTCGACCTCTACGATGCCGTGCCGACGCTGATCACCGACCCCGCCGAGATCGCACAGACGGCCGGCTCGCTCCACTGCGGGACGCTCCTGCTTGCGAAACTGATCAAGAAGTACCTCGGGGGCGCCGAGGATATGCGCCTTGCCGTGACGGTGAAGGGTTGCGACGCGATGGGCATCTACGAGCTTGCGAAGCGCAACCAGGTCAACCTGGACAACCTCCTCTTGATCGGCGTCAACTGCGGCGGCTCGGTCAGCCCGGTGACCGCCCGGAAGATGATCCGCGAGAAGTTCGGGGTCGACCCCAACGACGTCGTCAAGGAAGAGATCGACAAGGGCCAGTTCATCATCGTCACGAAGGATGGCCAGCACAAGGGCATCTCGATGGACGAACTCGAGGAAGAGGGCTTCGGCCGCCGGTCGAACTGCCGCCGGTGCAAGATGAAGATCCCGCGCCAGGCCGACCTCGCCTGCGGCAACTGGGGTGTCATCGGCGAGCGCGCCGGCAAGGCCACGTTCGTCGAGGTCTGCTCCGAGAAGGGCGCCGACCTCCTGAGCAGGGCCGCGAAGGCCGGAGCTGTTGCCACGGAACCCGCGAACCCGAAGGGGATCGAGATCCGCGGCAAGGTCGAGAATGCGATGCTGAAGCTCGGCGACAAGTGGCGGGCACGCTACTTCGAGGAACTCGGCAACGGGAAGGAACGCCTCCAGAAGATGATGGAGGACTCGTCCCGGTGCACCAAGTGCTACGCCTGCATCGACAACTGCCCGATCTGCTACTGCGTCGAGTGCAGCACGAAGAAGCCCTACCTGGTGCCGCCGGGCGTGCTCCCTGTGCCGTTCATGTTCCACCTGATCCGCTACGCTCACGTATCGGACTCCTGTGTCAACTGCGGCCAGTGCGAAGAGAACTGCCCGATGGAGATCGCGAACTCGCTCTACATGCACGCCCTGCAGACCGAGATGGAGAAGATGTTCGGCCACACCCCGGGTGTGGACATGGAGCTCCCGGTGCTTGCTCTTGTTGAAGAGCAGGCGGAGCGGGAGCGGCTCTTCGCGACCGGCAGCGACCAGATCTTTGACGTGTTCAAGTAA
- the fdhF gene encoding formate dehydrogenase subunit alpha, translated as MTETNGKLRYVPTTCPYCGVGCGLNLVVNDGKLVGVEPYKRTPINEGKLCPKGATCWEFVQSPDRLTKPLIKKNGKFVEASWDEALGLVASKFKETYEKFGPKSLGFQVSCRTPNEECYALQKLARVAFKTNNIDNCARICHGPSVAGLSLSFGSGAATNPFEDLANTDLIFMIGANSVEAHPLAGRRILQAKKAGKTLIVCDPRYTPTARLADHYVRYNPSTNIALINSMMYWIIKENLHDKEFIEKRTKGYEDMRKVVEKYADVESITGVPTERVKEIARMYASAKNAVIIYCLGITELSTGTDNVRSLGNLAMLTGNVGRPGVGVNPLRGQNNVQGACDMGAYPNVFSGYQKCEDPAARKRMEELWGVTGLSSEYGVTLTEQINQCGDPIKAMYIFALNPVVSYPNANHVMKSLEKLDFLVVQDLFMTETAQYADVILPGASFAEKDGTFTSAERRVNRIRKAVQTPGDSKEDWQIFVDLAHKLGLKGFDFNSPEEIWDDMRRVTPSMAGISYARMEKPESVHWPCPTLEHPGTPILHREKFSAADGLGTFFGLEYRPPAEVADAEYPFTLMTGRLIFHYHTRTQTGRAKILDHEVPEAYVQINEEDAARLKIQNGEMIRLRSRRGEAEALARVTDEVAPGVLMMTMHFGGKGSVNLLTNNVLDPLSKMPELKHSAVAVEKITGVQ; from the coding sequence ATGACAGAAACCAACGGAAAGTTACGTTACGTTCCCACGACCTGCCCGTACTGCGGTGTAGGGTGCGGACTCAACCTTGTGGTGAACGACGGCAAACTCGTGGGGGTAGAACCCTACAAGAGGACCCCGATTAACGAGGGAAAGCTCTGTCCCAAGGGAGCCACCTGCTGGGAATTCGTGCAGAGCCCCGACCGGCTGACAAAGCCCCTCATTAAGAAGAACGGCAAGTTTGTGGAAGCATCCTGGGACGAGGCGCTCGGTCTCGTCGCCTCGAAGTTCAAGGAGACCTACGAGAAGTTCGGACCGAAGTCCCTCGGCTTCCAAGTCTCGTGCCGGACGCCGAACGAAGAGTGCTACGCCTTGCAGAAACTCGCGCGGGTGGCCTTTAAGACCAACAACATCGACAACTGCGCGCGTATCTGCCACGGACCGTCCGTCGCGGGGCTCTCGCTCTCGTTCGGCTCCGGTGCCGCGACGAACCCCTTCGAGGACCTCGCGAACACGGACCTCATCTTCATGATTGGGGCAAACTCGGTTGAGGCACACCCGCTCGCCGGCCGCCGGATTCTCCAGGCAAAGAAGGCGGGCAAGACGCTCATCGTCTGCGACCCGCGCTACACGCCCACGGCGCGCCTGGCCGACCACTATGTCCGCTACAACCCCTCGACGAACATCGCCCTGATCAACTCGATGATGTACTGGATCATCAAGGAGAACCTCCACGACAAGGAGTTCATCGAGAAGCGGACGAAGGGATACGAGGATATGAGGAAGGTCGTGGAGAAATACGCGGATGTCGAGTCGATCACCGGCGTTCCCACCGAGCGGGTCAAGGAGATCGCCCGGATGTACGCGAGCGCCAAGAATGCGGTGATCATCTACTGTCTCGGCATCACGGAACTCTCGACCGGTACCGACAACGTCCGGTCGCTCGGAAACCTCGCGATGCTCACCGGCAACGTTGGGAGACCTGGAGTCGGCGTCAACCCGCTCCGTGGCCAGAACAACGTCCAGGGCGCCTGCGACATGGGTGCCTACCCGAACGTCTTCTCCGGCTACCAGAAGTGTGAAGACCCCGCCGCCCGGAAGCGGATGGAGGAACTCTGGGGCGTCACCGGGCTTTCAAGCGAGTACGGCGTGACCCTGACAGAGCAGATCAACCAGTGCGGCGACCCGATCAAGGCGATGTACATCTTCGCGCTGAACCCGGTCGTCTCCTACCCCAACGCGAACCACGTCATGAAGTCGCTTGAGAAACTCGACTTCCTGGTCGTGCAGGACCTCTTCATGACCGAGACGGCCCAGTATGCCGACGTTATCCTGCCCGGCGCCTCCTTCGCCGAGAAGGACGGGACGTTCACCAGTGCCGAGCGGCGTGTCAACCGTATAAGGAAGGCCGTGCAGACCCCCGGCGATTCAAAGGAAGACTGGCAGATCTTCGTCGATCTCGCCCACAAGCTTGGCCTCAAGGGATTCGACTTCAACTCACCCGAGGAGATCTGGGACGACATGCGGCGGGTCACCCCGTCGATGGCCGGCATCTCCTACGCGAGGATGGAGAAGCCGGAGTCCGTGCACTGGCCCTGCCCGACCCTGGAGCACCCGGGAACCCCGATCCTGCACCGCGAGAAGTTCTCCGCGGCCGACGGTCTCGGCACCTTCTTCGGGCTCGAGTACCGGCCGCCTGCTGAAGTCGCCGACGCCGAGTATCCGTTCACCCTGATGACCGGACGTCTGATCTTCCACTACCACACCCGGACCCAGACCGGCCGGGCGAAGATCCTCGACCACGAGGTGCCCGAAGCCTACGTGCAGATCAACGAAGAGGATGCCGCGCGGCTGAAGATCCAGAACGGAGAGATGATCCGGCTCCGGAGCAGGCGCGGTGAGGCGGAAGCCCTTGCCAGAGTGACCGATGAGGTCGCGCCCGGCGTGCTGATGATGACGATGCACTTCGGCGGGAAGGGATCTGTGAACCTGCTTACGAACAATGTGCTGGACCCGCTCTCGAAGATGCCGGAGTTGAAGCACAGTGCGGTTGCCGTTGAGAAGATCACGGGGGTGCAGTGA
- a CDS encoding FmdE family protein, whose amino-acid sequence MQPRLNHTWDDIEARLESKNSTPELIEHFRRCIGFHTFAAPGLLIGVFMVDYALELLDPPENEKIYAVCESTKCLPDALQVIAHCTVGNGRLRVLPIGKFAITMNRPAETAQVDGIRVFLDGEKMGQYPTFALWYTKDPLFDPRTRGTALIDEIIDAGRDLLSDERVRVKVPKKQPWESAICTICGEMVPDNLLVDGACADCRSQSYYEKTAY is encoded by the coding sequence GTGCAACCGAGACTGAATCACACATGGGACGATATCGAGGCCAGGCTCGAATCGAAAAATTCCACTCCGGAGTTGATTGAGCATTTCCGGAGATGCATCGGCTTCCATACATTTGCGGCCCCCGGGCTTCTGATCGGGGTCTTCATGGTGGACTATGCCTTGGAACTCCTGGATCCTCCGGAAAACGAGAAGATCTATGCGGTCTGTGAATCCACAAAGTGCCTGCCTGACGCCCTGCAGGTTATCGCTCACTGCACGGTCGGCAACGGCCGTCTCCGGGTGCTCCCGATAGGGAAGTTTGCCATCACCATGAACCGGCCGGCCGAGACTGCGCAGGTAGACGGGATCCGCGTCTTCCTCGACGGCGAGAAGATGGGCCAGTATCCGACGTTTGCCCTCTGGTATACCAAAGACCCGCTCTTCGACCCAAGGACACGGGGCACCGCATTGATCGACGAGATCATCGACGCGGGGCGCGACCTTCTCTCAGATGAGAGGGTGCGGGTGAAGGTTCCCAAGAAACAGCCTTGGGAGTCCGCCATCTGTACCATATGCGGCGAGATGGTCCCCGACAATCTGCTCGTCGACGGCGCCTGCGCCGACTGCCGGTCCCAGTCCTACTACGAGAAGACGGCATACTGA
- the tsaA gene encoding tRNA (N6-threonylcarbamoyladenosine(37)-N6)-methyltransferase TrmO has translation MELSPIGLVRSHIRSRSDMPVQGVDAEIEVFPEYAAALEGIEENSHLILICWLHEADRGVLRAVARKVSDDLPEKGVFSLRSPARPNPLSVSVVRLRGVREGRFLELANVDLIDGTPAIDLKPYQTGWDCVFSATGHDRTEKIRKMGPGEYREGLIREAVNYHGELCPGAAVAVRIAEAATRIFRCDLSTPQVSVALGPDPCIADALIGITGARPGNRRLGCSSEDCYVFTGPGGEAVFRIRTVPASVDAILASSEASLFDCEVRR, from the coding sequence ATGGAACTCTCCCCTATCGGGCTCGTGCGATCGCATATCCGTTCCCGGAGCGATATGCCGGTCCAGGGCGTCGACGCCGAGATCGAGGTCTTTCCCGAGTATGCAGCAGCACTGGAAGGTATCGAGGAGAACTCGCACCTGATCCTGATCTGCTGGCTGCACGAGGCGGACCGAGGGGTCCTGCGGGCGGTGGCCCGGAAGGTCTCAGACGACCTCCCCGAGAAGGGCGTCTTCTCCCTCCGCTCTCCCGCAAGGCCGAACCCCCTCTCCGTCTCGGTGGTGCGGCTGCGCGGCGTCAGGGAGGGGCGGTTCCTCGAACTCGCGAACGTGGACCTGATCGACGGGACGCCGGCGATCGACCTCAAGCCCTACCAGACGGGGTGGGACTGCGTCTTCTCGGCGACCGGCCACGACCGGACCGAGAAGATCCGGAAGATGGGGCCCGGCGAATACCGAGAAGGCCTCATTCGCGAGGCCGTGAACTACCACGGGGAACTCTGCCCCGGCGCGGCGGTCGCGGTGCGTATCGCAGAGGCGGCGACGCGCATCTTCAGATGCGACCTCTCGACGCCGCAGGTCTCGGTCGCGCTCGGTCCTGACCCCTGCATCGCCGATGCGCTCATCGGGATCACCGGTGCGCGACCGGGTAATCGCCGGTTGGGCTGTTCGAGCGAGGATTGTTATGTCTTTACCGGCCCGGGAGGGGAGGCGGTCTTCCGCATCCGGACCGTGCCGGCGAGTGTCGACGCAATCCTCGCATCCAGCGAAGCGTCGCTCTTCGACTGCGAGGTCCGCCGATAG
- a CDS encoding molybdopterin biosynthesis protein: MPRRYLNLTPLSEALASMRRTFPPLDRAETVPLRLAVGRVTAEPLYAEYSVPKVDIATFDGYAVRSEDTLGAQDQRPLPLADCARINTGEVLPPSFDAVVMIEDTWDDGGTPWIRKSAAPWQHVRHSGEDIRAGELILPKGHQVRPFDIGALATYGITMVKVRSVRVGIVPTGSDLVPLGVAPAPGQTIETNTLMAEAYLTRMGATCRRYGIVPDDPDLIRDALEEAVAENDLVILSAGSSAGTRDFSRDAVGALGEIVFHGIAVRPGKPVLLGNVGGKPVLGMPGYPVAAQTVLREIVGDLLAWWGLAAPRGEELDVRLSRKMTSDLGFDEFVPVSVGRVDGTCWATPHPRGGGIQMAVVRANGYLHISAGREGIEAGEEVRVRLTVPPAMIASTLVCIGQRSPALAELQNCLSDTGYLLHCCNASTMGAVLAIRAKTCHAASVCIPETEAAWNDLVLRYLPGVDLLRVQVARTELGIISAGDLDTDNLASFRFVNRPKGSPARILLDAWLDREGVDAGRLAGYENEVRTPGAVAAAVGSGFADAGVCPAGMAREAGLRFTPLGYESCELLIRKELAGDDGVASLIRTAQSPEFRERLRSLEW; the protein is encoded by the coding sequence ATGCCACGCCGTTACTTGAACCTCACCCCACTCTCTGAAGCGCTCGCATCAATGCGGCGGACGTTTCCCCCTCTGGACCGTGCCGAGACCGTACCGTTGCGCCTGGCTGTCGGCAGGGTGACGGCCGAACCGCTGTATGCAGAGTATTCTGTCCCCAAGGTCGATATCGCGACGTTCGACGGTTACGCAGTCAGGAGCGAGGATACTCTGGGAGCGCAGGACCAGCGGCCGTTGCCGCTTGCGGATTGTGCCCGCATCAATACCGGCGAGGTGCTCCCTCCTTCGTTTGACGCCGTCGTCATGATCGAGGACACCTGGGACGACGGCGGCACACCTTGGATCAGGAAGTCGGCCGCGCCCTGGCAGCATGTCCGGCATTCCGGCGAGGATATCAGGGCCGGGGAACTCATCCTCCCGAAAGGCCATCAGGTTCGGCCGTTCGACATCGGCGCGCTCGCGACCTATGGCATAACCATGGTGAAGGTGCGGTCGGTCCGGGTCGGGATCGTCCCGACGGGGAGCGACCTCGTGCCGCTCGGGGTAGCGCCCGCACCCGGCCAGACAATCGAGACCAACACCCTGATGGCGGAGGCCTACCTCACCCGGATGGGGGCGACCTGCCGCCGTTACGGGATCGTTCCCGACGACCCGGATCTGATCCGAGATGCGCTCGAGGAGGCGGTCGCCGAGAACGACCTTGTCATCCTCTCGGCGGGTTCGTCGGCCGGAACCCGGGATTTCTCCCGGGATGCTGTCGGCGCGCTTGGGGAGATCGTCTTCCACGGCATCGCGGTCAGGCCGGGAAAGCCGGTGCTGCTGGGAAACGTCGGCGGCAAGCCGGTTCTCGGGATGCCGGGCTACCCTGTCGCCGCGCAGACGGTCCTTCGGGAGATTGTGGGGGACCTGCTTGCGTGGTGGGGGCTCGCGGCGCCGAGAGGCGAGGAGTTGGACGTCCGGCTGTCGCGAAAAATGACGTCGGATCTTGGGTTCGACGAGTTCGTCCCGGTCTCGGTCGGGCGGGTGGACGGGACCTGCTGGGCGACGCCGCATCCCCGGGGAGGCGGCATCCAGATGGCGGTGGTCCGAGCGAACGGCTACCTCCACATCTCTGCCGGGCGCGAGGGGATCGAGGCCGGCGAGGAGGTGCGGGTCCGGCTCACCGTTCCGCCGGCAATGATCGCCAGCACGCTCGTCTGTATCGGCCAACGCAGTCCGGCGCTCGCAGAACTCCAGAACTGCCTCTCGGACACCGGCTACCTGCTCCACTGCTGCAACGCCTCGACGATGGGGGCGGTGCTCGCCATACGGGCGAAGACCTGTCATGCGGCTTCGGTCTGTATCCCGGAGACCGAAGCGGCTTGGAACGACCTGGTGCTCCGGTACCTGCCCGGGGTCGACCTCCTGCGGGTGCAGGTGGCCCGGACTGAACTTGGGATTATCTCGGCCGGCGACCTGGATACCGATAACCTTGCGTCGTTCCGGTTCGTCAACCGCCCGAAGGGGTCTCCGGCGCGGATACTCCTCGATGCGTGGTTGGACCGGGAGGGCGTCGATGCCGGTCGCCTCGCCGGATACGAAAACGAGGTGCGGACGCCCGGCGCGGTCGCAGCGGCCGTCGGCAGCGGGTTTGCGGACGCAGGCGTCTGCCCGGCCGGCATGGCTCGGGAGGCGGGGCTCCGGTTCACCCCGCTCGGATACGAGTCGTGCGAACTCCTGATCCGCAAGGAACTTGCCGGAGACGACGGCGTCGCAAGCCTCATCCGGACCGCCCAGTCCCCGGAGTTCCGAGAGCGCCTCAGGTCGCTTGAGTGGTAG
- a CDS encoding nuclear transport factor 2 family protein: MPVSEQTQRQIMAVLRRMAEATAKKDVDGVVALVDPNFRAFGTGPDEKAIGREAYRRHLERDFSQAETISLEFSDIHIGAEGTVAWVMADMAYHIVAGGTPQTLNGRLTAVLRGTGHAWVFAQMHYSLPAADQEAGRSYPTV; encoded by the coding sequence ATGCCAGTCAGCGAACAGACGCAACGCCAGATCATGGCAGTGCTCCGGCGGATGGCCGAAGCCACCGCAAAGAAGGATGTCGATGGAGTGGTCGCACTCGTGGACCCAAATTTTCGGGCGTTCGGGACCGGTCCCGACGAGAAGGCGATCGGGAGGGAAGCGTACCGTCGACACCTCGAACGCGACTTTTCGCAGGCAGAGACGATCTCGCTTGAGTTCTCCGACATTCATATCGGTGCCGAAGGGACGGTCGCGTGGGTCATGGCCGATATGGCCTACCACATCGTCGCCGGCGGCACCCCGCAGACCCTGAACGGGCGGCTGACGGCGGTGCTTCGCGGGACGGGGCACGCGTGGGTCTTTGCCCAGATGCACTACTCTCTCCCGGCGGCGGACCAAGAGGCCGGTCGGTCGTACCCGACAGTGTAA
- a CDS encoding META domain-containing protein — protein sequence MVEIKRDGHHILAKVAFLVIVAACLISAGYSVGTDTPPDDAGRVAEPLAGTAWNLVALRADNGSVTAPLPQAGPLIIFGESGTLSGSAGCNLYSAPYRINGSTISVEPVAITGAYPAAAKGVVEQESRYRELLVAASTYRVEDDRLILSGPSGKDLLVFSRAKQPETVPLLGTAWRLTHYSTGGGNAVSSPIPGTNITLQFDDDGTFSGSAGCNAYSAPYRLNETGLAVERVIATKASCDEPAGVMEQEGAYLALIRAAAGYRIVGDRLAVIDGNGRAILFFTAEP from the coding sequence GTGGTAGAGATTAAGAGAGACGGTCACCACATACTCGCGAAGGTCGCATTTCTGGTCATCGTGGCGGCATGCCTCATCTCGGCCGGATACTCCGTCGGGACGGACACGCCCCCTGACGATGCCGGCCGGGTCGCCGAACCGCTTGCAGGGACGGCGTGGAACCTGGTCGCACTCCGCGCAGACAACGGCTCCGTCACTGCGCCCTTGCCCCAAGCGGGACCGCTTATCATCTTCGGCGAGAGCGGCACGCTCTCGGGGTCGGCCGGGTGCAACCTCTACTCCGCTCCGTACCGGATCAACGGCTCCACGATCTCGGTGGAGCCGGTCGCTATCACCGGGGCGTACCCTGCGGCGGCAAAGGGGGTCGTGGAGCAGGAGAGCCGGTATCGGGAACTCTTGGTTGCCGCCTCCACCTACCGGGTCGAGGACGACCGGCTGATCCTCTCCGGACCGTCGGGGAAGGACCTGCTCGTCTTTTCGCGGGCGAAGCAGCCGGAGACCGTGCCGCTTTTGGGGACGGCGTGGCGGCTGACTCACTACAGCACCGGCGGCGGTAATGCCGTTTCTTCGCCCATCCCGGGGACCAACATCACCCTGCAGTTCGATGACGACGGCACGTTCTCGGGGTCTGCCGGGTGCAACGCCTACTCGGCCCCGTACCGGCTCAATGAGACGGGACTTGCCGTGGAGCGGGTCATCGCCACGAAGGCTTCGTGCGACGAGCCGGCCGGCGTCATGGAGCAGGAGGGCGCCTACCTAGCCTTGATACGGGCGGCGGCGGGCTACCGGATCGTCGGCGACAGACTCGCGGTCATCGACGGGAACGGCAGGGCGATACTCTTTTTTACGGCGGAGCCGTGA
- a CDS encoding META domain-containing protein, with protein MAPNRRTNRNILAGASLLVIVAACIITAGCTAGTSAPGAVVGLTGVSWSLESYLAENGTLVPALPGAGVSARFGDDGTVVGSAGCNQYGADYNLNGTALSVSPPISTKMYCGEPEGIMEQEARFLELLGSAAGCRVENDRLEITDASGATVLTFVKEAPAALAGTSWTLASLVGEDGAMVPVLAGTTVTAAFGADGVLGGSAGCNHYGADYTLKDAKLTIEPAIRTEMYCENPKGIMEQEDRYLALLANVTTYRVEGDRLFLSDRKGVDLLVFERAVPKPDLPLTGTDWVLDGYSTGADAVSSVIAGTTVTVKFSPDGNVTGNAGCNHYGGRYSLNGANLSVSSLFSTLMYCEKPEGVMEQEGKYLGHLGNVSSYRVEGDRLILSDRTGTDLLFFVQAQKLPQAPLAGTLWTLESYSLEGEAVSSVIAGTTVTAAFAPDGNVTGNAGCNRYFAAYEVSGSTMTIGPAGSTKMYCGEPEGVMEQESRYLSLLESVAGYRIDEDRLDLLNETGKALLSYRAAGADQP; from the coding sequence ATGGCACCGAACAGAAGAACGAATAGGAACATCCTTGCGGGGGCATCACTGCTCGTCATCGTTGCGGCATGCATCATCACCGCAGGATGCACGGCGGGTACGTCGGCGCCCGGCGCGGTCGTCGGGCTTACCGGGGTCTCTTGGTCCCTGGAATCCTACCTCGCCGAGAACGGCACGCTCGTCCCGGCCTTGCCGGGTGCGGGAGTATCGGCCCGGTTCGGCGACGACGGAACGGTCGTAGGCTCAGCCGGGTGCAACCAGTACGGCGCAGACTACAACCTCAACGGCACGGCTCTCTCGGTCTCGCCGCCCATCAGCACGAAGATGTATTGTGGGGAGCCGGAAGGCATCATGGAGCAGGAGGCAAGGTTCCTCGAACTCCTCGGCTCGGCGGCCGGATGCCGGGTTGAGAATGACCGGCTGGAGATCACCGACGCCTCCGGCGCCACGGTGCTCACCTTCGTGAAGGAGGCGCCCGCAGCGCTCGCGGGAACATCTTGGACGCTTGCAAGCCTCGTCGGTGAGGACGGCGCCATGGTCCCGGTCCTTGCCGGCACGACAGTCACGGCGGCCTTCGGCGCTGACGGGGTTCTCGGCGGGTCGGCCGGGTGCAACCACTACGGCGCAGACTACACGTTGAAAGACGCAAAACTCACCATCGAGCCCGCGATCAGGACCGAGATGTACTGTGAGAATCCGAAGGGCATCATGGAGCAGGAGGACCGCTACCTTGCGCTCCTCGCAAACGTCACCACCTACCGGGTGGAAGGCGACCGGCTGTTCCTCTCGGACCGGAAGGGTGTCGACCTGCTGGTCTTCGAGCGGGCCGTCCCGAAGCCCGACCTTCCGCTCACCGGGACCGACTGGGTGCTCGATGGCTACAGCACCGGGGCGGACGCAGTCTCCTCGGTGATCGCAGGCACGACCGTCACCGTGAAGTTCTCCCCTGACGGGAACGTCACCGGGAACGCCGGGTGCAACCACTACGGCGGTCGGTACAGCCTCAACGGCGCGAACCTCTCGGTCTCCTCGCTCTTCAGCACCCTGATGTACTGCGAGAAGCCGGAGGGCGTCATGGAGCAGGAAGGGAAGTATCTCGGCCACCTCGGAAACGTCTCCTCCTACCGGGTAGAGGGCGACCGCCTGATCCTCTCGGATAGGACGGGCACCGATCTCCTCTTCTTCGTGCAGGCCCAGAAGTTGCCGCAGGCCCCGCTTGCCGGGACCCTGTGGACGCTTGAGTCCTACAGTCTGGAAGGAGAGGCGGTCTCCTCGGTGATCGCCGGCACGACGGTCACGGCAGCATTTGCTCCCGACGGAAACGTCACCGGGAACGCCGGATGCAACCGCTACTTTGCCGCTTACGAGGTCTCGGGGAGCACGATGACGATAGGGCCCGCCGGTTCGACGAAGATGTACTGCGGCGAGCCGGAGGGCGTCATGGAGCAGGAGAGCAGGTACCTGAGCCTCCTTGAGTCGGTGGCAGGCTACCGTATCGATGAGGACCGGCTCGACCTCCTCAATGAGACCGGGAAGGCGCTCCTCTCCTACCGGGCAGCGGGCGCGGATCAGCCCTGA